One segment of Mycolicibacterium baixiangningiae DNA contains the following:
- a CDS encoding SDR family NAD(P)-dependent oxidoreductase, protein MTSGVSGKIALVTGGASGIGAALATELVDKGAEVWLADRQVSAANELAQRLNAGAGERAHAIELDVRDHAAFERAVAEVVGQAGRIDYLFNNAGIAISGEVDTFSIDDWNAVLDVNLRGVVYGIQAVYPVMIRQGFGHIVNTASFAGLVTSAGSVSYAATKHAVVALSRTFQLEAELHGVQVSVLCPGVIRTPILTGGRFGRSMTGVSDEEILKFWGLSRPMAPDAFAERAVRAVLRGDLIIVVPSWWKVFWYLERLSPALSMRAAKLPLRRIRDLAPPSPDAQQPDSGPRPGVNARNN, encoded by the coding sequence ATGACATCAGGCGTATCGGGCAAGATCGCGTTGGTCACGGGTGGCGCATCAGGAATCGGTGCCGCGCTGGCCACCGAACTGGTCGACAAGGGTGCTGAGGTCTGGCTCGCCGATCGACAGGTCTCGGCTGCGAACGAGTTGGCGCAACGCTTGAACGCCGGCGCCGGGGAAAGGGCGCACGCCATAGAGCTCGATGTGCGCGATCACGCCGCCTTCGAGCGCGCCGTCGCCGAGGTGGTCGGGCAGGCGGGACGAATCGATTACCTGTTCAACAATGCCGGCATAGCCATCTCCGGTGAGGTGGACACGTTCTCGATCGACGACTGGAACGCCGTTCTGGACGTCAACCTGCGCGGCGTTGTGTATGGCATCCAGGCGGTATACCCGGTGATGATCCGGCAGGGCTTCGGACACATCGTGAACACCGCCTCATTCGCGGGTCTCGTCACCAGCGCCGGGTCGGTCAGCTACGCCGCCACCAAGCATGCCGTCGTCGCGCTGTCTCGAACGTTTCAGCTGGAGGCGGAATTGCACGGCGTACAGGTGTCGGTTCTCTGTCCCGGAGTGATCCGCACTCCGATCCTCACCGGCGGCAGATTCGGACGAAGCATGACTGGTGTCAGCGACGAAGAGATCCTCAAGTTCTGGGGACTCTCGCGTCCCATGGCCCCTGATGCCTTCGCCGAACGCGCCGTGCGGGCAGTGCTGCGTGGAGATTTGATCATCGTCGTCCCGTCCTGGTGGAAAGTGTTCTGGTACCTGGAGCGGCTCTCGCCGGCGCTGTCGATGCGCGCGGCGAAGCTGCCGCTCAGGCGGATTCGAGATCTTGCTCCGCCGAGTCCTGATGCGCAGCAGCCGGACAGCGGTCCACGCCCCGGTGTCAACGCCCGAAATAATTGA